A part of Scylla paramamosain isolate STU-SP2022 chromosome 24, ASM3559412v1, whole genome shotgun sequence genomic DNA contains:
- the LOC135112653 gene encoding zinc finger protein 699-like isoform X3 — MRQEEVYTPKHSISFISQGCEENQNVCRRQQWVQTLNIAYVKHTQVVCEDHFVPHHIGSKGHLLSTAVPIPTNGSEGQTSSSVVHTTEQQASSGVTASAEAQNVAETDHDASTLYELPSYDLYASGFGRLEEPCDVLLPALPLSEVYTSLAQEPSQSSTGYLHDEQDCFGTEFSVLPNAHQLLLHPQPQEELLPLQPCEEDDDNNLDHQERHITMSSASTFSFKENSLPHDDLGGDNLGNDPEDTEYSSDDDFAFWQKMKRHAKRRGKKSSRNKLFAKYMKSSHQSNLRNSHINIQRCSDQQSSSTKEGNKTSDKVNSVVKGSENDDWITDDEVDDEDHENIELAFKREFEEKRLPPNSKEKNFVCKICGKAYSKHSFLRAHIVKDHKEHEEAKRYPYFCQHCKKVYVKEKDLLKHQQQFSGPCEICGVVLGCSDLFWVHRRDHDSVCKVCNKEFRKMSSLYIHMNMKHSKKGVSCPVCDKRFRYKSLIKKHIAKVHDNSELTRYKCDSCDFSVMTQRALKIHQSKVHGSKLDLFTCKKCKKTFSTKLTYKNHVAIHVRKSNIICPLCSKKFISQEELQTHRISVHEVTDRVDSRKGTLSSHLNSSHLSHYVCALCNITLSSNEDMSQHMHKYHDMDIDSPREIRLEIERVHLSEIDENAKGVVQAVGNEETYLQKLDKPTNGDFSTHFGSSSGRSALLVPASAMPPNVNMVEVNGVQYHVIRENQQH, encoded by the exons ATGCGGCAAGAGGAAGTCTACACACCCAAACAtagtatttcatttatttcccaagGATGCGAAGAG AACCAAAATGTTTGCAGACGACAACAGTGGGTGCAAACCCTCAACATTGCCTATGTgaaacacacacaggtggtgtGTGAGGATCATTTTGTGCCTCATCACATAGGCTCAAAGGGGCATCTTCTGAGCACTGCTGTTCCAATTCCCACAA ATGGCAGTGAGGGACAGACTTCCTCAAGTGTTGTGCATACCACTGAGCAGCAAGCTTCCTCAGGTGTTACTG CATCAGCAGAGGCACAGAATGTAGCAGAAACAGATCATGATGCAAGCACCTTATATGAACTGCCAAGCTATG ATTTGTATGCTTCAGGTTTTGGCCGTCTAGAAGAGCCTTGTGATGTGCTATTGCCTGCCTTGCCACTATCTGAAGTATATACATCTTTGGCTCAAGAACCATCACAAAGTAGTACAGGTTATTTGCATGATGAGCAAG ATTGTTTTGGTACGGAGTTTAGTGTTCTCCCCAATGCCCATCAGCTGCTTCTCCACCCACAGCCCCAGGAAGAGCTATTACCTCTGCAGCCATGCGAAGAAGATG ATGACAACAATTTGGACCACCAAGAGCGGCACATCACAATGTCCTCTGCTTCAACTTTTAGTTTTAAAGAGAACTCATTGCCTCATGATGATCTTGGTGGAG atAACCTTGGAAATGACCCAGAAGATACTGAGTATAGTTCAGATGATGATTTTGCTTTCTGGCAAAAGATGAAGAGGCATGCAAAGCGAAGGGGTAAAAAATCATCCAGGAACAAACTTTTTGCTAAGTACATGAAATCTTCACATCAGAGTAATTTAAGAAACTCTCATATAAACATTCAGAGGTGTAGTGATCAACAATCATCATCAACAAAAGAAGGCAACAAGACATCTGATAAAGTCAACAGTGTTGTAAAAGGATCAGAAAATGATGACTGGATAACTGATGATGAAGTGGATGATGAGGATCATGAAAACATTGAACTGGCCTTCAAGAGAGAGTTTGAGGAGAAACGTCTTCCACCCAATAGTAAGGAGAAAAACTTTGTATGCAAAATTTGTGGGAAGGCATATTCAAAGCACAGTTTCTTAAGGGCACATATTGTTAAAGATCacaaagaacatgaagaagCCAAGAGGTACCCATATTTTTGTCAGCATTGCAAGAAAGTTTATGTCAAAGAAAAAGATCTGTTGAAACACCAGCAGCAATTCAGTGGCCCTTGTGAAATATGTGGGGTAGTGCTAGGATGCAGTGATCTGTTTTGGGTACATAGAAGAGATCATGACAGTGTTTGTAAGGTGTGTAACAAGGAATTCAGGAAAATGAGTTCATTGTACATCCATATGAACatgaaacactcaaaaaaaggagtatcttgtcctgtctgtGATAAAAGATTTCGTTATAAATCCTTAATAAAAAAGCACATTGCAAAGGTACATGATAATTCTGAATTAACAAGATACAAATGTGACAGTTGTGATTTCTCAGTAATGACACAAAGGGCTCTGAAAATTCATCAGAGTAAGGTTCATGGTTCAAAGCTTGATTTGTTTACctgtaagaaatgtaaaaagaCATTTAGCACTAAGCTGACTTATAAGAATCATGTTGCTATCCATGTTAGGAAAAGCAACATTATTTGCCCTCTGTGTTCTAAGAAATTTATATCACAGGAAGaattacaaacacacagaatATCTGTCCATGAAGTAACAGATAGAGTAGATAGTAGAAAAGGGACACTATCAAGCCATCTAAATAGTAGTCATTTGTCACACTATGTATGTGCTTTGTGTAACATAACATTGAGTAGTAATGAAGACATGTCTCAGCATATGCATAAGTACCATGACATGGATATAGATTCTCCCAGAGAAATTAGACTAGAAATTGAACGAGTTCATCTTTCAGAAATTGATGAAAATGCTAAAGGTGTGGTGCAGGCTGTAGGCAATGAGGAGACATATCTTCAGAAGTTAGACAAACCTACAAATGGAGACTTTTCCACACACTTTGGCAGTTCTAGTGGTAGGTCAGCTTTGCTTGTGCCAGCCAGTGCAATGCCTCCAAATGTAAATATGGTGGAGGTTAATGGAGTGCAATACCATGTTATAAGGGAAAATCAGCAGCACTGA
- the LOC135112653 gene encoding zinc finger Y-chromosomal protein 1-like isoform X1, giving the protein MKYIAKHTHTHTHTHTHERERKEIKRCRYKGYTPKTVVTCKQTCWRCAEGSTMLHNVSRNCCCLCGKRKSTHPNIVFHLFPKDAKRRQQWVQTLNIAYVKHTQVVCEDHFVPHHIGSKGHLLSTAVPIPTNGSEGQTSSSVVHTTEQQASSGVTASAEAQNVAETDHDASTLYELPSYDLYASGFGRLEEPCDVLLPALPLSEVYTSLAQEPSQSSTGYLHDEQDCFGTEFSVLPNAHQLLLHPQPQEELLPLQPCEEDDDNNLDHQERHITMSSASTFSFKENSLPHDDLGGDNLGNDPEDTEYSSDDDFAFWQKMKRHAKRRGKKSSRNKLFAKYMKSSHQSNLRNSHINIQRCSDQQSSSTKEGNKTSDKVNSVVKGSENDDWITDDEVDDEDHENIELAFKREFEEKRLPPNSKEKNFVCKICGKAYSKHSFLRAHIVKDHKEHEEAKRYPYFCQHCKKVYVKEKDLLKHQQQFSGPCEICGVVLGCSDLFWVHRRDHDSVCKVCNKEFRKMSSLYIHMNMKHSKKGVSCPVCDKRFRYKSLIKKHIAKVHDNSELTRYKCDSCDFSVMTQRALKIHQSKVHGSKLDLFTCKKCKKTFSTKLTYKNHVAIHVRKSNIICPLCSKKFISQEELQTHRISVHEVTDRVDSRKGTLSSHLNSSHLSHYVCALCNITLSSNEDMSQHMHKYHDMDIDSPREIRLEIERVHLSEIDENAKGVVQAVGNEETYLQKLDKPTNGDFSTHFGSSSGRSALLVPASAMPPNVNMVEVNGVQYHVIRENQQH; this is encoded by the exons atgaaatatatagcaaaacacacacacacacacacacacacacacacacacgaaagagagaggaaagagataaaaaggtgCCGTTATAAAGGCTACACCCCGAAAACCGTGGTCACATGTAAACAAACCTGCTGGCGATGTGCAGAGGGCTCGACAATGCTACATAATGTGTCAAGAAACTGTTGTTGTTTATGCGGCAAGAGGAAGTCTACACACCCAAACAtagtatttcatttatttcccaagGATGCGAAGAG ACGACAACAGTGGGTGCAAACCCTCAACATTGCCTATGTgaaacacacacaggtggtgtGTGAGGATCATTTTGTGCCTCATCACATAGGCTCAAAGGGGCATCTTCTGAGCACTGCTGTTCCAATTCCCACAA ATGGCAGTGAGGGACAGACTTCCTCAAGTGTTGTGCATACCACTGAGCAGCAAGCTTCCTCAGGTGTTACTG CATCAGCAGAGGCACAGAATGTAGCAGAAACAGATCATGATGCAAGCACCTTATATGAACTGCCAAGCTATG ATTTGTATGCTTCAGGTTTTGGCCGTCTAGAAGAGCCTTGTGATGTGCTATTGCCTGCCTTGCCACTATCTGAAGTATATACATCTTTGGCTCAAGAACCATCACAAAGTAGTACAGGTTATTTGCATGATGAGCAAG ATTGTTTTGGTACGGAGTTTAGTGTTCTCCCCAATGCCCATCAGCTGCTTCTCCACCCACAGCCCCAGGAAGAGCTATTACCTCTGCAGCCATGCGAAGAAGATG ATGACAACAATTTGGACCACCAAGAGCGGCACATCACAATGTCCTCTGCTTCAACTTTTAGTTTTAAAGAGAACTCATTGCCTCATGATGATCTTGGTGGAG atAACCTTGGAAATGACCCAGAAGATACTGAGTATAGTTCAGATGATGATTTTGCTTTCTGGCAAAAGATGAAGAGGCATGCAAAGCGAAGGGGTAAAAAATCATCCAGGAACAAACTTTTTGCTAAGTACATGAAATCTTCACATCAGAGTAATTTAAGAAACTCTCATATAAACATTCAGAGGTGTAGTGATCAACAATCATCATCAACAAAAGAAGGCAACAAGACATCTGATAAAGTCAACAGTGTTGTAAAAGGATCAGAAAATGATGACTGGATAACTGATGATGAAGTGGATGATGAGGATCATGAAAACATTGAACTGGCCTTCAAGAGAGAGTTTGAGGAGAAACGTCTTCCACCCAATAGTAAGGAGAAAAACTTTGTATGCAAAATTTGTGGGAAGGCATATTCAAAGCACAGTTTCTTAAGGGCACATATTGTTAAAGATCacaaagaacatgaagaagCCAAGAGGTACCCATATTTTTGTCAGCATTGCAAGAAAGTTTATGTCAAAGAAAAAGATCTGTTGAAACACCAGCAGCAATTCAGTGGCCCTTGTGAAATATGTGGGGTAGTGCTAGGATGCAGTGATCTGTTTTGGGTACATAGAAGAGATCATGACAGTGTTTGTAAGGTGTGTAACAAGGAATTCAGGAAAATGAGTTCATTGTACATCCATATGAACatgaaacactcaaaaaaaggagtatcttgtcctgtctgtGATAAAAGATTTCGTTATAAATCCTTAATAAAAAAGCACATTGCAAAGGTACATGATAATTCTGAATTAACAAGATACAAATGTGACAGTTGTGATTTCTCAGTAATGACACAAAGGGCTCTGAAAATTCATCAGAGTAAGGTTCATGGTTCAAAGCTTGATTTGTTTACctgtaagaaatgtaaaaagaCATTTAGCACTAAGCTGACTTATAAGAATCATGTTGCTATCCATGTTAGGAAAAGCAACATTATTTGCCCTCTGTGTTCTAAGAAATTTATATCACAGGAAGaattacaaacacacagaatATCTGTCCATGAAGTAACAGATAGAGTAGATAGTAGAAAAGGGACACTATCAAGCCATCTAAATAGTAGTCATTTGTCACACTATGTATGTGCTTTGTGTAACATAACATTGAGTAGTAATGAAGACATGTCTCAGCATATGCATAAGTACCATGACATGGATATAGATTCTCCCAGAGAAATTAGACTAGAAATTGAACGAGTTCATCTTTCAGAAATTGATGAAAATGCTAAAGGTGTGGTGCAGGCTGTAGGCAATGAGGAGACATATCTTCAGAAGTTAGACAAACCTACAAATGGAGACTTTTCCACACACTTTGGCAGTTCTAGTGGTAGGTCAGCTTTGCTTGTGCCAGCCAGTGCAATGCCTCCAAATGTAAATATGGTGGAGGTTAATGGAGTGCAATACCATGTTATAAGGGAAAATCAGCAGCACTGA
- the LOC135112653 gene encoding zinc finger protein 699-like isoform X4, translating to MRRDGSEGQTSSSVVHTTEQQASSGVTASAEAQNVAETDHDASTLYELPSYDLYASGFGRLEEPCDVLLPALPLSEVYTSLAQEPSQSSTGYLHDEQDCFGTEFSVLPNAHQLLLHPQPQEELLPLQPCEEDDDNNLDHQERHITMSSASTFSFKENSLPHDDLGGDNLGNDPEDTEYSSDDDFAFWQKMKRHAKRRGKKSSRNKLFAKYMKSSHQSNLRNSHINIQRCSDQQSSSTKEGNKTSDKVNSVVKGSENDDWITDDEVDDEDHENIELAFKREFEEKRLPPNSKEKNFVCKICGKAYSKHSFLRAHIVKDHKEHEEAKRYPYFCQHCKKVYVKEKDLLKHQQQFSGPCEICGVVLGCSDLFWVHRRDHDSVCKVCNKEFRKMSSLYIHMNMKHSKKGVSCPVCDKRFRYKSLIKKHIAKVHDNSELTRYKCDSCDFSVMTQRALKIHQSKVHGSKLDLFTCKKCKKTFSTKLTYKNHVAIHVRKSNIICPLCSKKFISQEELQTHRISVHEVTDRVDSRKGTLSSHLNSSHLSHYVCALCNITLSSNEDMSQHMHKYHDMDIDSPREIRLEIERVHLSEIDENAKGVVQAVGNEETYLQKLDKPTNGDFSTHFGSSSGRSALLVPASAMPPNVNMVEVNGVQYHVIRENQQH from the exons ATGCGAAGAG ATGGCAGTGAGGGACAGACTTCCTCAAGTGTTGTGCATACCACTGAGCAGCAAGCTTCCTCAGGTGTTACTG CATCAGCAGAGGCACAGAATGTAGCAGAAACAGATCATGATGCAAGCACCTTATATGAACTGCCAAGCTATG ATTTGTATGCTTCAGGTTTTGGCCGTCTAGAAGAGCCTTGTGATGTGCTATTGCCTGCCTTGCCACTATCTGAAGTATATACATCTTTGGCTCAAGAACCATCACAAAGTAGTACAGGTTATTTGCATGATGAGCAAG ATTGTTTTGGTACGGAGTTTAGTGTTCTCCCCAATGCCCATCAGCTGCTTCTCCACCCACAGCCCCAGGAAGAGCTATTACCTCTGCAGCCATGCGAAGAAGATG ATGACAACAATTTGGACCACCAAGAGCGGCACATCACAATGTCCTCTGCTTCAACTTTTAGTTTTAAAGAGAACTCATTGCCTCATGATGATCTTGGTGGAG atAACCTTGGAAATGACCCAGAAGATACTGAGTATAGTTCAGATGATGATTTTGCTTTCTGGCAAAAGATGAAGAGGCATGCAAAGCGAAGGGGTAAAAAATCATCCAGGAACAAACTTTTTGCTAAGTACATGAAATCTTCACATCAGAGTAATTTAAGAAACTCTCATATAAACATTCAGAGGTGTAGTGATCAACAATCATCATCAACAAAAGAAGGCAACAAGACATCTGATAAAGTCAACAGTGTTGTAAAAGGATCAGAAAATGATGACTGGATAACTGATGATGAAGTGGATGATGAGGATCATGAAAACATTGAACTGGCCTTCAAGAGAGAGTTTGAGGAGAAACGTCTTCCACCCAATAGTAAGGAGAAAAACTTTGTATGCAAAATTTGTGGGAAGGCATATTCAAAGCACAGTTTCTTAAGGGCACATATTGTTAAAGATCacaaagaacatgaagaagCCAAGAGGTACCCATATTTTTGTCAGCATTGCAAGAAAGTTTATGTCAAAGAAAAAGATCTGTTGAAACACCAGCAGCAATTCAGTGGCCCTTGTGAAATATGTGGGGTAGTGCTAGGATGCAGTGATCTGTTTTGGGTACATAGAAGAGATCATGACAGTGTTTGTAAGGTGTGTAACAAGGAATTCAGGAAAATGAGTTCATTGTACATCCATATGAACatgaaacactcaaaaaaaggagtatcttgtcctgtctgtGATAAAAGATTTCGTTATAAATCCTTAATAAAAAAGCACATTGCAAAGGTACATGATAATTCTGAATTAACAAGATACAAATGTGACAGTTGTGATTTCTCAGTAATGACACAAAGGGCTCTGAAAATTCATCAGAGTAAGGTTCATGGTTCAAAGCTTGATTTGTTTACctgtaagaaatgtaaaaagaCATTTAGCACTAAGCTGACTTATAAGAATCATGTTGCTATCCATGTTAGGAAAAGCAACATTATTTGCCCTCTGTGTTCTAAGAAATTTATATCACAGGAAGaattacaaacacacagaatATCTGTCCATGAAGTAACAGATAGAGTAGATAGTAGAAAAGGGACACTATCAAGCCATCTAAATAGTAGTCATTTGTCACACTATGTATGTGCTTTGTGTAACATAACATTGAGTAGTAATGAAGACATGTCTCAGCATATGCATAAGTACCATGACATGGATATAGATTCTCCCAGAGAAATTAGACTAGAAATTGAACGAGTTCATCTTTCAGAAATTGATGAAAATGCTAAAGGTGTGGTGCAGGCTGTAGGCAATGAGGAGACATATCTTCAGAAGTTAGACAAACCTACAAATGGAGACTTTTCCACACACTTTGGCAGTTCTAGTGGTAGGTCAGCTTTGCTTGTGCCAGCCAGTGCAATGCCTCCAAATGTAAATATGGTGGAGGTTAATGGAGTGCAATACCATGTTATAAGGGAAAATCAGCAGCACTGA
- the LOC135112653 gene encoding zinc finger protein 600-like isoform X2 — protein sequence MKYIAKHTHTHTHTHTHERERKEIKRCRYKGYTPKTVVTCKQTCWRCAEGSTMLHNVSRNCCCLCGKRKSTHPNIVFHLFPKDAKRRQQWVQTLNIAYVKHTQVVCEDHFVPHHIGSKGHLLSTAVPIPTNGSEGQTSSSVVHTTEQQASSGVTASAEAQNVAETDHDASTLYELPSYDLYASGFGRLEEPCDVLLPALPLSEVYTSLAQEPSQSSTGYLHDEQDCFGTEFSVLPNAHQLLLHPQPQEELLPLQPCEEDDNLGNDPEDTEYSSDDDFAFWQKMKRHAKRRGKKSSRNKLFAKYMKSSHQSNLRNSHINIQRCSDQQSSSTKEGNKTSDKVNSVVKGSENDDWITDDEVDDEDHENIELAFKREFEEKRLPPNSKEKNFVCKICGKAYSKHSFLRAHIVKDHKEHEEAKRYPYFCQHCKKVYVKEKDLLKHQQQFSGPCEICGVVLGCSDLFWVHRRDHDSVCKVCNKEFRKMSSLYIHMNMKHSKKGVSCPVCDKRFRYKSLIKKHIAKVHDNSELTRYKCDSCDFSVMTQRALKIHQSKVHGSKLDLFTCKKCKKTFSTKLTYKNHVAIHVRKSNIICPLCSKKFISQEELQTHRISVHEVTDRVDSRKGTLSSHLNSSHLSHYVCALCNITLSSNEDMSQHMHKYHDMDIDSPREIRLEIERVHLSEIDENAKGVVQAVGNEETYLQKLDKPTNGDFSTHFGSSSGRSALLVPASAMPPNVNMVEVNGVQYHVIRENQQH from the exons atgaaatatatagcaaaacacacacacacacacacacacacacacacacacgaaagagagaggaaagagataaaaaggtgCCGTTATAAAGGCTACACCCCGAAAACCGTGGTCACATGTAAACAAACCTGCTGGCGATGTGCAGAGGGCTCGACAATGCTACATAATGTGTCAAGAAACTGTTGTTGTTTATGCGGCAAGAGGAAGTCTACACACCCAAACAtagtatttcatttatttcccaagGATGCGAAGAG ACGACAACAGTGGGTGCAAACCCTCAACATTGCCTATGTgaaacacacacaggtggtgtGTGAGGATCATTTTGTGCCTCATCACATAGGCTCAAAGGGGCATCTTCTGAGCACTGCTGTTCCAATTCCCACAA ATGGCAGTGAGGGACAGACTTCCTCAAGTGTTGTGCATACCACTGAGCAGCAAGCTTCCTCAGGTGTTACTG CATCAGCAGAGGCACAGAATGTAGCAGAAACAGATCATGATGCAAGCACCTTATATGAACTGCCAAGCTATG ATTTGTATGCTTCAGGTTTTGGCCGTCTAGAAGAGCCTTGTGATGTGCTATTGCCTGCCTTGCCACTATCTGAAGTATATACATCTTTGGCTCAAGAACCATCACAAAGTAGTACAGGTTATTTGCATGATGAGCAAG ATTGTTTTGGTACGGAGTTTAGTGTTCTCCCCAATGCCCATCAGCTGCTTCTCCACCCACAGCCCCAGGAAGAGCTATTACCTCTGCAGCCATGCGAAGAAGATG atAACCTTGGAAATGACCCAGAAGATACTGAGTATAGTTCAGATGATGATTTTGCTTTCTGGCAAAAGATGAAGAGGCATGCAAAGCGAAGGGGTAAAAAATCATCCAGGAACAAACTTTTTGCTAAGTACATGAAATCTTCACATCAGAGTAATTTAAGAAACTCTCATATAAACATTCAGAGGTGTAGTGATCAACAATCATCATCAACAAAAGAAGGCAACAAGACATCTGATAAAGTCAACAGTGTTGTAAAAGGATCAGAAAATGATGACTGGATAACTGATGATGAAGTGGATGATGAGGATCATGAAAACATTGAACTGGCCTTCAAGAGAGAGTTTGAGGAGAAACGTCTTCCACCCAATAGTAAGGAGAAAAACTTTGTATGCAAAATTTGTGGGAAGGCATATTCAAAGCACAGTTTCTTAAGGGCACATATTGTTAAAGATCacaaagaacatgaagaagCCAAGAGGTACCCATATTTTTGTCAGCATTGCAAGAAAGTTTATGTCAAAGAAAAAGATCTGTTGAAACACCAGCAGCAATTCAGTGGCCCTTGTGAAATATGTGGGGTAGTGCTAGGATGCAGTGATCTGTTTTGGGTACATAGAAGAGATCATGACAGTGTTTGTAAGGTGTGTAACAAGGAATTCAGGAAAATGAGTTCATTGTACATCCATATGAACatgaaacactcaaaaaaaggagtatcttgtcctgtctgtGATAAAAGATTTCGTTATAAATCCTTAATAAAAAAGCACATTGCAAAGGTACATGATAATTCTGAATTAACAAGATACAAATGTGACAGTTGTGATTTCTCAGTAATGACACAAAGGGCTCTGAAAATTCATCAGAGTAAGGTTCATGGTTCAAAGCTTGATTTGTTTACctgtaagaaatgtaaaaagaCATTTAGCACTAAGCTGACTTATAAGAATCATGTTGCTATCCATGTTAGGAAAAGCAACATTATTTGCCCTCTGTGTTCTAAGAAATTTATATCACAGGAAGaattacaaacacacagaatATCTGTCCATGAAGTAACAGATAGAGTAGATAGTAGAAAAGGGACACTATCAAGCCATCTAAATAGTAGTCATTTGTCACACTATGTATGTGCTTTGTGTAACATAACATTGAGTAGTAATGAAGACATGTCTCAGCATATGCATAAGTACCATGACATGGATATAGATTCTCCCAGAGAAATTAGACTAGAAATTGAACGAGTTCATCTTTCAGAAATTGATGAAAATGCTAAAGGTGTGGTGCAGGCTGTAGGCAATGAGGAGACATATCTTCAGAAGTTAGACAAACCTACAAATGGAGACTTTTCCACACACTTTGGCAGTTCTAGTGGTAGGTCAGCTTTGCTTGTGCCAGCCAGTGCAATGCCTCCAAATGTAAATATGGTGGAGGTTAATGGAGTGCAATACCATGTTATAAGGGAAAATCAGCAGCACTGA